In Candidatus Sulfurimonas marisnigri, a single genomic region encodes these proteins:
- a CDS encoding response regulator, whose amino-acid sequence MMTRNLKILNEFNVLYLEDDDSLLKQTRDMLSDFLKNVYAVKTSAEAKQVIKQKKVDVIISDILLENENGIDFLRELKEEDINIPAILTTAHTDTKYLLDAIKLKVENYIVKPINLKELLNTLHDILLPLIQEREIHKNSNIIRTISAITDSKQVEVVKFLFDNLNEKNELIASYSDIMQQISISKPTLIKLFKELSEKKILVKVAHKTYRFNDKSLELI is encoded by the coding sequence ATAATGACTAGAAATTTAAAAATACTAAATGAATTTAATGTACTATATCTAGAAGATGATGACTCTTTACTAAAACAAACAAGAGACATGTTAAGTGACTTTTTAAAAAATGTATATGCTGTAAAAACTTCAGCGGAAGCAAAGCAGGTGATTAAGCAGAAAAAAGTCGATGTTATAATCTCAGATATCCTACTTGAAAATGAAAATGGAATAGATTTCTTAAGAGAGTTAAAAGAAGAAGATATAAATATACCGGCAATTTTAACAACTGCCCATACAGATACAAAATATTTGCTCGATGCAATAAAACTAAAAGTAGAAAATTACATCGTTAAACCAATAAACTTAAAAGAGTTACTAAATACTCTTCACGACATACTTTTGCCTCTTATACAAGAAAGAGAAATTCATAAAAATTCAAATATAATAAGAACAATATCTGCCATAACTGATTCTAAACAAGTTGAGGTTGTTAAATTTTTATTTGATAACTTAAATGAAAAGAATGAACTTATCGCTTCATACAGTGACATAATGCAACAGATCTCCATATCTAAACCAACTCTTATAAAACTTTTTAAAGAACTCTCAGAGAAAAAGATTTTAGTAAAAGTTGCACATAAAACTTATAGATTTAATGATAAATCATTAGAATTAATTTAG
- a CDS encoding ABC transporter substrate-binding protein encodes MLKYIVATLITFVLIFFNFKSDEFDGKSIKLGLSIPRTGIMHAVGDAVYSGANAYFLHANQNKELKNVKVELIVYDDKYEPDLTLENIKKLIDKDVFAFFGLVGTPTVKNILQTIRSTDIPLIAPFTGASFLRNNEGIDVVNFRSSYKEEIDYIVEYLRNKRDISRFAVFYQNDDYGEEGFVSLLYSLNERGLTLAGEGTYKRNTLSIRHAFYEIKSSKPEAVFMIGAYKANALFIKTAKKDPIFKDTLFCNISFGDADEMIRELDYNTKNLLFSQVVPSYKDSVKPVILEYKDAMKRYFPNQPLGFISLEAFLAAKSVVEALKNIDGSITREKFLKEIKNIQKNTQLHNRVYLFKYENSKFIEVYNEN; translated from the coding sequence GTGCTTAAATATATAGTAGCTACCTTGATTACTTTTGTACTAATATTCTTCAATTTTAAAAGTGATGAGTTTGATGGCAAATCAATAAAACTAGGTTTATCCATACCAAGAACTGGAATCATGCACGCTGTCGGTGATGCTGTATATAGCGGAGCAAACGCATATTTTCTACATGCCAATCAAAACAAAGAACTAAAAAATGTAAAAGTTGAACTTATTGTTTATGATGACAAATATGAGCCAGACCTGACTTTAGAAAATATTAAAAAACTTATTGACAAAGATGTTTTTGCTTTTTTTGGTTTAGTTGGAACACCAACGGTAAAAAATATATTACAAACTATCAGAAGTACAGATATACCTTTAATAGCTCCATTTACTGGAGCTTCTTTTTTAAGAAATAATGAAGGTATTGATGTTGTTAATTTTAGAAGTTCTTATAAAGAAGAGATTGATTATATAGTTGAGTATTTACGAAATAAAAGAGACATCTCAAGATTCGCTGTTTTTTACCAAAATGATGATTATGGAGAAGAAGGCTTTGTCTCACTTCTTTACTCACTAAATGAGAGAGGCTTGACTTTAGCAGGAGAAGGGACATATAAAAGAAATACTCTTTCTATAAGACATGCTTTTTATGAAATAAAAAGTTCAAAACCAGAAGCAGTTTTTATGATTGGAGCATATAAAGCAAATGCTTTGTTTATTAAAACAGCCAAGAAAGATCCTATCTTCAAAGATACTCTTTTTTGTAATATCTCTTTTGGAGATGCAGATGAGATGATAAGAGAGTTAGATTACAATACAAAAAATTTACTTTTTTCTCAAGTTGTTCCAAGCTATAAAGATAGTGTTAAACCTGTAATTTTAGAGTACAAAGATGCAATGAAAAGGTATTTTCCAAATCAGCCATTGGGTTTTATATCTTTAGAAGCATTCTTAGCAGCTAAATCAGTTGTTGAAGCACTAAAGAACATAGATGGCTCTATTACAAGAGAAAAGTTCCTAAAAGAGATTAAAAATATACAAAAAAACACTCAACTGCACAATAGAGTTTATCTTTTCAAGTATGAAAATTCTAAATTCATAGAAGTTTACAATGAAAATTAA
- a CDS encoding 4Fe-4S binding protein codes for MKEFVYFSDRGLDFPLSENILVTSTLSTASNNNFIVSNSKNVYGEIIADEIDFYISNSKDTIANKIKNVEKLYEINSIRFDMAQDIKYTQKISTDVLLVSTKEQKEEFLKSMIPNEFNLLHVTPDVVKSISGHIGNLTVIANDNFKDATLHVSQIVWYDQEEIATKQSGTFDPTESSLDDVLATLRTNISNYEYKKAIVYNQNICQYHGRRDVTCGKCAEVCPTVAIQRDDSVKHLQFSQIDCHGCGGCISVCPSGALDYASLNRESIYDISRLFSGHIPLVIPQKMNIKNLDVELKENVLPFAIEGEKFLHEGTLLTIAQESGSQVIFYSDFLSKGTKDAIRILNDIYQKKHNLDAIIVAMDKDELVDALNKVSLVKNSRHTINELNTKKREIFATRLKNIVGEYDLGEVQTGEHIHYAKVNVNEENCTLCLSCVGACNVDALVANIDDNSLRINPSICTACGFCEVSCPEKDCLTIEQDVIKLNPIWFKEQILAKDTLFPCIECGKEFATTKAIEKIASIMSPIFAGDSIKERTLYCCESCKPKVMMTSYMQNKNQYKTPGDTL; via the coding sequence ATGAAAGAATTTGTCTATTTTAGCGATAGAGGGCTTGACTTCCCGCTTTCTGAAAATATACTTGTTACCTCTACACTCTCAACTGCTTCAAATAATAACTTTATTGTATCAAATTCAAAAAATGTTTATGGTGAGATAATTGCAGATGAAATTGATTTTTATATTAGCAATTCAAAAGACACAATTGCAAACAAGATTAAGAATGTAGAGAAATTATATGAGATAAACTCTATCAGATTTGATATGGCTCAGGACATAAAATATACCCAAAAAATATCAACAGATGTTTTACTTGTATCTACTAAAGAACAAAAAGAAGAGTTTTTAAAATCTATGATTCCTAATGAGTTTAATCTCTTACATGTAACACCTGATGTTGTAAAATCTATATCTGGACATATTGGAAATTTAACGGTAATTGCAAATGATAACTTCAAAGATGCAACGCTTCATGTTTCTCAAATAGTATGGTATGACCAAGAAGAAATTGCAACTAAACAAAGTGGAACTTTTGATCCTACTGAGAGCTCACTTGATGATGTTCTTGCAACTTTGCGTACAAATATAAGTAATTATGAATATAAAAAAGCTATTGTTTACAACCAAAACATTTGTCAGTATCACGGAAGAAGAGATGTTACATGTGGCAAGTGTGCAGAGGTATGTCCAACAGTCGCAATACAAAGAGATGATAGTGTAAAACATCTTCAATTTTCTCAAATAGATTGTCATGGTTGTGGCGGATGTATATCTGTATGCCCATCTGGAGCACTTGATTATGCCTCTTTAAATAGAGAAAGTATTTATGATATATCAAGATTGTTTAGTGGGCATATTCCTTTAGTTATACCTCAAAAAATGAATATTAAAAACTTGGATGTAGAACTAAAAGAAAATGTTTTGCCTTTTGCTATTGAAGGTGAAAAGTTTTTACATGAAGGAACACTACTAACTATTGCACAAGAGTCAGGTTCACAAGTAATCTTTTACTCTGATTTCCTTTCAAAGGGGACAAAAGATGCAATTAGAATCTTAAATGACATATATCAAAAGAAACACAACCTTGATGCAATTATTGTTGCAATGGATAAAGATGAACTTGTAGATGCTCTAAATAAAGTTAGTTTAGTGAAAAATTCAAGACATACTATAAATGAGTTGAATACAAAAAAAAGAGAAATTTTCGCAACAAGACTAAAAAATATTGTAGGTGAATATGACTTAGGTGAAGTGCAAACTGGTGAGCACATTCATTATGCGAAAGTGAACGTAAATGAAGAGAACTGTACTTTATGTTTATCATGTGTAGGTGCTTGTAATGTAGATGCACTAGTTGCAAACATAGATGATAATTCTTTAAGAATAAACCCTAGTATCTGTACAGCATGTGGCTTTTGTGAAGTTTCGTGTCCAGAAAAAGATTGTTTAACTATTGAACAAGATGTAATAAAACTAAATCCCATTTGGTTTAAAGAACAAATACTGGCTAAAGACACTCTGTTTCCATGTATAGAATGTGGTAAAGAATTCGCTACAACAAAAGCAATAGAAAAAATCGCTTCGATTATGTCTCCTATCTTTGCTGGGGATTCAATCAAAGAAAGAACTCTATATTGTTGTGAGAGTTGTAAGCCAAAGGTTATGATGACTAGCTATATGCAAAACAAAAATCAGTACAAAACACCAGGAGACACACTATGA
- a CDS encoding TorD/DmsD family molecular chaperone, whose protein sequence is MNDKNMNEEKMNKARALYYAMFSRFFVFTIDNKRYFELIDFIDILRESPLDKSSALAFENIRAVVKSESNIAFMKEFDDIFHSPETQTVRTTASYYDEDIESGKKRIEMQNFLAKTKIRRDEKAYSDYEDHIGFIFSVMNELCELISEGEEQYKSTAHCIFEQILNEFVDKFSKELYEHENADIFKNVVVLLKSFIEFERVYLEVQTPLTEKSKPESKVKSDSLSDEEIARRERNRLLRQKGPKEEQSACPLDIAYDVEDDI, encoded by the coding sequence ATGAATGACAAAAATATGAATGAAGAAAAAATGAACAAAGCGAGAGCTTTATACTATGCGATGTTTTCAAGATTTTTTGTTTTTACAATTGACAATAAAAGATATTTTGAGCTGATTGATTTTATAGATATTTTGAGAGAAAGCCCATTAGATAAAAGCTCGGCTTTAGCCTTTGAAAATATAAGAGCCGTTGTTAAATCTGAATCTAATATTGCATTTATGAAAGAGTTTGATGACATCTTTCACTCGCCTGAGACTCAAACTGTAAGAACTACTGCTTCATATTATGATGAAGATATAGAAAGTGGAAAAAAAAGAATTGAGATGCAAAACTTTCTAGCAAAAACAAAAATCAGAAGAGATGAAAAAGCTTACTCTGATTATGAGGACCACATAGGTTTTATTTTTTCTGTAATGAACGAATTATGTGAATTGATTTCAGAGGGAGAAGAACAGTATAAAAGTACAGCACATTGTATATTTGAACAAATATTAAATGAATTTGTAGATAAGTTTTCTAAAGAATTATATGAACATGAAAATGCAGATATTTTTAAAAATGTAGTTGTTCTACTTAAATCTTTTATAGAGTTTGAGAGAGTTTATTTAGAAGTACAAACACCTTTAACTGAAAAAAGTAAACCAGAGTCTAAAGTTAAGTCTGATTCTCTTTCAGATGAAGAAATTGCAAGAAGAGAAAGAAACAGACTTTTAAGACAAAAAGGACCAAAAGAAGAGCAAAGTGCTTGTCCTCTTGATATAGCTTATGATGTGGAGGATGATATTTAG
- the selB gene encoding selenocysteine-specific translation elongation factor: MSNFIIGTCGHIDHGKTALVKALNGFEGDTTKEEQQRGITIDLSFSNLKKAQQNIAIIDVPGHEKLVKNMIAGAFSFDCVMIVVSAAEGIKPQTVEHLEILNSLGVKNAVLVITKKDLLNEKELDINTSLIQEFISKYDFDLKFVHAVSIFDDSSIEILKEKLFELDADTKIEENFFRYYIDRVFSAKGAGTIVTGTVLGKPIKLNEKIFICDLKKEIKIKNIQVHGDNAIEANISNRTAINLSGIDSKTIKRGFLISKKGYLRGFNTVDISFKTLKDKYLYHDRQYSIYIGSRKIDAKILLFNSEESLDKGFATIKSNEEIFSIYNEKLIIRDGNFTVAGGIILNPVSDPMKKSQKFKLLRALEKKEIFEAYGILINAHKKGLGLISSAQRFALSHIEALCYAKKLENCFVDEKELIIYPISTKEIIRDNIKNIYTKNKYALLSNTSIKLRLTWASEGFIYLVLNELIEEEFLVKDGNLFKSADITEDFKSSLEQIVLKRLEEEGTSPTAPYNIYDDLDLDRKVGDEILKLLCVKKQVVRLQHNLFIHSTSLSNIVLEMKNIIKEDGYIDISNFKEKYQLSRKYLVTYLDYLDNFSQIKKVNNRRVFLNKTL, translated from the coding sequence ATGTCTAATTTTATTATAGGTACTTGCGGTCACATTGATCATGGTAAAACTGCTCTAGTCAAAGCACTCAATGGCTTTGAAGGCGACACTACAAAAGAGGAACAACAGCGTGGTATTACAATAGATTTAAGTTTTTCAAATCTAAAAAAAGCACAACAAAACATAGCTATCATAGATGTGCCTGGGCATGAGAAGTTAGTTAAAAATATGATAGCTGGTGCTTTCTCATTTGACTGTGTTATGATAGTTGTAAGTGCTGCTGAGGGTATAAAACCACAAACTGTTGAACATCTGGAGATATTAAATTCTCTTGGCGTTAAAAATGCTGTATTAGTAATCACTAAAAAAGATTTGCTAAATGAGAAAGAGCTTGACATAAATACATCTCTGATTCAGGAATTTATCTCAAAGTATGATTTTGACTTAAAGTTTGTCCATGCTGTTTCTATTTTTGATGACAGCTCAATCGAGATTTTAAAAGAGAAACTTTTTGAGTTGGATGCAGATACAAAGATAGAAGAAAATTTCTTTAGATACTACATAGACAGAGTTTTTAGTGCAAAGGGAGCTGGGACAATTGTAACTGGAACTGTCTTAGGCAAACCTATAAAACTTAATGAAAAAATATTCATTTGCGATTTAAAAAAAGAGATAAAAATTAAAAACATTCAAGTTCATGGTGATAATGCTATTGAAGCAAACATTTCAAATAGAACTGCTATTAATTTAAGCGGCATTGATTCAAAAACTATTAAAAGAGGTTTTCTAATCTCTAAAAAAGGGTATTTAAGAGGCTTTAACACTGTTGATATATCCTTTAAAACTTTAAAAGACAAATATCTTTATCATGATAGACAATATTCAATTTATATAGGTTCACGAAAGATTGATGCAAAAATACTACTTTTTAATTCTGAAGAATCATTAGATAAAGGTTTTGCAACAATAAAAAGCAATGAAGAGATTTTTAGCATCTACAATGAAAAATTAATTATTAGAGATGGAAATTTCACGGTTGCAGGGGGAATTATATTAAACCCTGTTTCTGACCCTATGAAAAAGAGTCAAAAGTTCAAGCTTTTGAGGGCTTTAGAGAAAAAAGAGATTTTTGAGGCTTATGGTATATTAATAAATGCACATAAAAAAGGTCTTGGACTAATCTCATCAGCGCAAAGATTTGCGCTTTCACATATAGAAGCACTTTGCTATGCCAAAAAACTGGAGAACTGTTTCGTTGATGAGAAAGAATTGATTATCTACCCAATATCTACAAAAGAGATTATAAGAGATAATATAAAAAATATATACACTAAAAATAAGTATGCCCTACTCTCAAATACATCTATAAAACTAAGATTAACATGGGCAAGTGAAGGTTTTATTTACCTTGTATTAAATGAGCTTATAGAAGAAGAATTTTTAGTTAAAGACGGGAATTTATTTAAAAGTGCAGATATCACAGAAGATTTTAAAAGTTCTCTTGAGCAAATCGTGTTAAAAAGGTTGGAAGAAGAAGGTACATCTCCGACAGCTCCTTATAATATCTATGATGATTTAGACTTAGATAGAAAAGTAGGAGATGAAATACTAAAGTTATTATGTGTAAAAAAACAGGTAGTAAGACTGCAACATAACCTTTTCATTCACTCTACAAGTTTAAGCAATATTGTCTTGGAGATGAAGAATATAATAAAAGAAGATGGCTATATTGATATATCAAACTTTAAAGAAAAATATCAACTTAGCAGAAAATATCTTGTAACCTATTTAGATTATCTAGATAATTTTTCTCAAATAAAAAAAGTAAACAATAGAAGAGTTTTCTTAAATAAAACACTTTAG
- a CDS encoding twin-arginine translocation signal domain-containing protein produces MQESRRNFLKKSALVVGTAAVSATALAANKEEAIEADSNGVVVGTSTKKEILYKKSQAWDDFYKQAL; encoded by the coding sequence ATGCAAGAAAGTAGAAGAAACTTCCTCAAAAAAAGTGCATTAGTTGTTGGAACTGCTGCTGTCAGTGCCACGGCGTTAGCTGCTAATAAGGAAGAAGCCATAGAAGCTGATTCAAACGGAGTTGTTGTAGGGACATCTACTAAAAAAGAGATTCTTTACAAAAAAAGTCAAGCTTGGGACGATTTTTACAAACAAGCTTTATAG
- the selD gene encoding selenide, water dikinase SelD has product MNNESKLTKFVQAAGUAAKMGPGDLKHTIRSLIPDNENVLVGFENSEDASVFKINKNEALVQTVDFITPVVDDPFVYGKIAAANSLSDIFAMGAEVKTALNIVGFDKTNHGYEVLSEILRGGNEKIKECGGVLIGGHTIESPEMYYGLSVTGMIHPSKILRNNTPKIGHVLVLTKPIGMGILTTAIKRDLLKIETTLEAVKVMETLSYLPSKLLSVYDVSACTDITGFGLLGHAFESTNDAVSLSIDAKSVPVMADAFDLADRDVVPGGTKRNMKYLEDKVTFVGDAIKYKLMFCDAQTSGGLLISMNEKDALEYVKRVEDLTYGYACIIGSIIPRGDRPIIVY; this is encoded by the coding sequence ATGAATAACGAATCTAAATTAACTAAATTCGTTCAAGCAGCTGGTTGAGCAGCGAAGATGGGTCCGGGAGATCTAAAACATACAATTCGCTCACTTATTCCAGATAATGAAAATGTGCTTGTAGGATTTGAAAATAGTGAGGACGCTTCTGTTTTTAAGATAAATAAAAATGAAGCATTAGTCCAAACTGTTGATTTTATTACACCAGTTGTTGATGACCCGTTCGTGTATGGAAAAATCGCAGCAGCAAACTCTTTATCAGATATATTTGCAATGGGAGCAGAGGTAAAAACTGCTCTAAACATTGTAGGCTTTGATAAAACTAACCATGGCTATGAAGTTCTTAGCGAAATACTTAGAGGCGGAAATGAAAAGATAAAAGAGTGCGGTGGTGTTTTAATCGGCGGTCATACTATAGAGTCACCTGAAATGTACTATGGACTTAGTGTTACGGGGATGATACACCCTAGTAAAATTCTAAGAAACAATACTCCTAAAATAGGACATGTTTTAGTGTTGACTAAACCTATTGGTATGGGTATCTTAACAACTGCTATAAAGAGAGACTTGCTTAAAATTGAGACTACTCTTGAGGCAGTGAAGGTTATGGAAACTCTCAGCTACTTGCCATCAAAACTTCTTAGTGTGTATGATGTGAGTGCTTGTACAGATATCACTGGCTTTGGTCTGCTCGGTCATGCTTTTGAGTCTACAAATGATGCTGTGAGCCTTAGTATAGATGCTAAAAGTGTCCCTGTTATGGCAGATGCATTTGATTTAGCAGACAGAGATGTAGTTCCTGGTGGAACAAAGAGAAATATGAAGTATTTAGAAGATAAGGTTACATTTGTGGGAGATGCTATAAAGTATAAACTAATGTTTTGTGATGCACAAACATCAGGAGGACTTTTAATATCTATGAATGAAAAAGATGCTTTAGAGTATGTAAAAAGAGTTGAAGATTTGACTTATGGTTATGCGTGCATAATTGGTTCTATAATCCCAAGGGGAGATAGACCGATAATCGTGTACTAA
- the selA gene encoding L-seryl-tRNA(Sec) selenium transferase, with amino-acid sequence MFLLKSIPKVDKFIENEQFNGLATSLVVSITQEVLQSLRENILKNKVESFSEDELVQTVVQKYNELTKPSLQKLINATGVIVHTNLGRSLIDTKTFDKVKEIVTSYNNLEYDLEKGKRGERYSHISKLICRLLGCEDVLIVNNNASAVFLILNTFAKKKEVIVSRGELVEIGGSFRVPDVMKHSGAKLVEVGATNKTHFSDYEDAINEKTSMLMKVHKSNYSIEGFSSEVEFKELIKLSKENSLIDYYDMGSGHLVDLPYGLDIYEPSVLKYMKEEPSLLSFSGDKLLGSVQAGIIVGKKEYIAKLKKNQLLRMLRVDKLTLAILEENIKSTLLGNIDDIPTLKMLFTEVDKLKENANILKRSIYNICTCNILETKTVIGGGTTPNRTIPTVALVIKIKEYKPAKMEKLFREKKVIGRIEDDKFLLDFRTINIDEIPRIEQIVKDIADV; translated from the coding sequence ATGTTTTTACTAAAATCTATTCCTAAGGTAGACAAGTTTATTGAGAATGAGCAGTTTAATGGTTTGGCCACCTCTCTTGTGGTTAGTATTACTCAAGAAGTTCTTCAAAGTTTAAGAGAAAACATTTTAAAAAACAAGGTAGAATCTTTCAGTGAAGATGAACTAGTTCAAACAGTTGTACAAAAGTATAACGAACTTACAAAACCATCTCTGCAAAAGCTTATAAATGCAACGGGCGTAATTGTGCATACAAACTTAGGACGAAGCCTAATAGATACAAAAACATTTGATAAAGTAAAAGAGATAGTTACTAGTTACAATAACTTAGAATACGATTTAGAAAAAGGAAAAAGAGGAGAGCGATATTCTCATATCTCTAAACTAATATGTAGGCTTCTTGGATGCGAAGATGTTTTAATAGTAAACAATAATGCAAGCGCTGTCTTTTTGATACTAAATACCTTTGCAAAGAAAAAAGAGGTAATAGTTAGTCGCGGTGAGCTTGTTGAGATTGGCGGCAGCTTTAGAGTTCCTGATGTAATGAAACATAGCGGTGCAAAACTTGTAGAGGTAGGAGCTACAAATAAAACACATTTTAGTGATTACGAAGATGCTATAAATGAAAAAACATCTATGCTTATGAAAGTACATAAATCTAACTACTCTATCGAGGGCTTCAGCAGTGAAGTGGAGTTTAAAGAGTTGATAAAGCTGTCAAAGGAGAACAGCTTGATTGACTACTACGATATGGGAAGCGGTCATTTGGTTGATTTGCCTTATGGACTTGACATCTACGAACCATCGGTTTTAAAGTATATGAAAGAAGAGCCATCTCTATTAAGTTTTTCTGGTGATAAACTTCTTGGAAGCGTGCAAGCTGGAATAATAGTTGGTAAGAAAGAGTATATTGCAAAGTTAAAAAAGAATCAGCTCCTTAGAATGCTAAGAGTAGATAAGCTTACCCTAGCGATACTAGAGGAAAATATAAAATCAACTCTGCTTGGAAATATAGATGATATCCCTACTCTTAAGATGCTTTTTACAGAAGTAGATAAGCTAAAAGAGAATGCAAATATATTAAAGCGCAGTATCTATAATATTTGTACATGTAATATCCTAGAAACAAAAACAGTAATCGGTGGTGGGACTACTCCAAATAGAACAATTCCTACGGTTGCCCTTGTCATAAAGATAAAAGAGTATAAGCCAGCAAAGATGGAGAAACTCTTTAGAGAGAAAAAAGTTATTGGTCGAATAGAAGATGACAAATTTTTACTTGATTTTAGAACAATAAACATAGATGAAATACCGCGCATAGAACAAATAGTTAAAGATATAGCTGATGTCTAA
- a CDS encoding sensor histidine kinase: protein MILIIILSQISIYTVKHDFDILFEKRTKPIIKLEAIKDAYVVNIHDTLYDVYHKNITLEQSYDVLNLGKQLIEKNWNKYLEITFSKKYETSLVTKIIKKFFIIGNPDKNKILQNSIISNINDKNKNIEVIVNEIILELSNKNYDAASSLIEHVNIEINTISIYITNLTNYDLKMAISERKDTQTVFNTLAMILNISIVWVFLFSIILSIVIIIHFKKLHFGLEEAVNEKTKELQALNDSLEKRIQNEVADSRKKDFIMFQQSRLASLGEMIANIAHQWRQPLGSLMMIVQGIQTKMELGKLTPEIVEEKVNDAILLADNMSNTLEDFKSFFKPNRDEEEFSLKDCIKNSFELSKYVLDKEKIELHLKILHDVKIHGFYNELSHVFLNIISNSKDALISKEHKRLIEITVKKSRNNIRINIVDNGGGINAKVLPHIFEPYYTTKYKSAGTGIGLYMSKQIIEKHMLGTIDCKNVYYKIANQNFENCTLFTITIPANKGDKNND, encoded by the coding sequence ATGATATTGATAATAATATTATCTCAAATATCTATATATACTGTAAAACACGATTTTGATATTTTGTTTGAAAAAAGGACAAAACCAATTATAAAGCTTGAGGCTATAAAAGATGCATATGTGGTTAATATACATGACACACTATATGATGTTTATCATAAAAACATAACTTTAGAGCAATCCTATGATGTTTTAAATTTAGGTAAGCAGCTTATTGAAAAAAACTGGAATAAATATTTGGAAATCACTTTTTCCAAAAAGTATGAAACGTCCTTGGTGACAAAAATAATCAAAAAGTTTTTTATTATAGGCAACCCAGATAAAAATAAAATATTACAAAATAGTATTATTTCAAATATCAATGACAAAAACAAGAACATAGAAGTGATTGTTAATGAGATAATTTTAGAGTTATCAAATAAAAATTATGATGCTGCATCATCTCTAATAGAACATGTTAATATTGAAATAAATACAATCTCCATATATATTACAAATTTGACTAATTATGATTTAAAGATGGCTATAAGCGAGAGAAAAGATACTCAAACGGTTTTTAATACTCTGGCTATGATTTTAAATATTTCTATCGTATGGGTATTTTTATTTTCAATAATACTTTCAATAGTAATAATCATACATTTTAAAAAACTTCATTTTGGTTTAGAAGAAGCTGTAAATGAAAAAACAAAAGAGTTGCAAGCTTTAAATGATTCACTAGAAAAAAGAATCCAAAATGAAGTAGCAGACTCACGAAAAAAAGATTTTATAATGTTTCAACAGTCAAGACTTGCTAGTTTAGGTGAGATGATTGCAAACATAGCTCATCAGTGGAGACAACCATTAGGTTCGCTTATGATGATTGTTCAAGGGATTCAAACTAAGATGGAGCTAGGAAAGTTGACTCCAGAAATTGTTGAAGAAAAAGTAAACGATGCTATTTTGTTAGCGGATAATATGTCCAATACTCTTGAGGATTTTAAAAGTTTTTTCAAGCCCAATAGAGATGAGGAAGAGTTCTCTTTAAAAGATTGTATTAAAAACTCATTTGAGCTCTCAAAATATGTTTTAGATAAAGAGAAGATAGAACTTCACTTAAAGATACTCCATGATGTAAAAATACATGGCTTTTACAATGAGCTCTCACATGTATTTTTAAATATTATCTCAAACTCTAAAGATGCTCTTATCTCAAAAGAACATAAAAGACTTATAGAGATAACAGTTAAAAAATCAAGAAATAATATAAGAATAAATATAGTAGATAATGGCGGTGGAATAAACGCAAAGGTGCTTCCACATATTTTTGAGCCATACTACACTACTAAATACAAAAGTGCTGGGACAGGAATAGGTCTTTACATGTCAAAGCAAATTATAGAAAAACATATGTTAGGAACAATTGATTGTAAGAATGTTTATTATAAAATAGCAAATCAAAATTTTGAGAACTGTACTCTCTTTACAATTACAATTCCTGCTAATAAAGGCGATAAAAATAATGACTAG
- the yedF gene encoding sulfurtransferase-like selenium metabolism protein YedF translates to MKNNTKAPRPTYRLDMHGEPCPYPAIKTLEALRSLEDDDILEIISDCPQSINNIPIDVRNHGFQVLHVDTSTPSVRYFVKR, encoded by the coding sequence ATGAAAAATAATACTAAAGCTCCTAGACCAACTTATCGTTTGGATATGCATGGTGAGCCATGTCCTTATCCTGCCATAAAAACACTAGAAGCACTAAGAAGTCTTGAGGATGATGATATACTTGAAATTATCAGCGATTGCCCGCAAAGCATCAACAATATACCAATAGATGTGAGAAACCACGGATTTCAAGTCTTACATGTAGATACAAGTACTCCATCGGTAAGATATTTCGTAAAAAGATGA